In Tachysurus fulvidraco isolate hzauxx_2018 chromosome 1, HZAU_PFXX_2.0, whole genome shotgun sequence, a single window of DNA contains:
- the slc22a18 gene encoding solute carrier family 22 member 18 — protein MEPPAAEKVKKVLYVIYVLVTLDVTCLFLQLSITPYLARRLGFDTLWFGYLQTTVGVIQLLGGPLFGRFADIFGARAALSLSCFASVIYFLLLAAADSVLLLFLHKLPAVFMHTLPGSQMVVTDLSENNKRADALAKLGLCFGIGMITGSSLGGTLSMHLGEKFAAYVASVGSVINLLLVLKFIPKHTKKHNTKKNNDTGSVFNLGEIVRLLRFPGVAKTFTVKIISGLPSGVFQVMFSIIVMNFFQLQAEQNGYLMAYLGVVQMVIQGAVIGRLTTRYSDYSLLLFSVGLNSLVGLAQALATNIFQFCFVVIPMMLSISIFNVITDSMLTKSVPASDTGTMLGLCASVLPLVRTIGPTIGGFLYETYGVASFGYIQFSVSAITFSLLFMSSMKKTTTHYR, from the exons ATGGAGCCACCAGCAGCTGAAAAAGTGAAGAAAGTATTATATGTTATTTACGTGTTAGTTACTTTAGACGTAACGTGTCTCTTCCTCCAGCTTTCAATAACACCG TATTTGGCAAGAAGGCTGGGGTTTGACACACTCTGGTTTGGGTACCTACAGACAACTGTAGGAGTGATACAGCTTCTGGGGGGTCCTCTATTTGGAAG gttTGCAGATATTTTTGGAGCACGTGCAGCACTTTCCCTATCCTGCTTTGCATCAGTCATTTACTTTTTGTTGCTAGCAGCAGCAGACAGTGTTTTGCTACTTTTTCTGCACAAACTACCTGCTGTGTTCATGCATACTTTGCCAG GATCACAGATGGTTGTCACAGACCTGTCTGAGAACAACAAGCGAGCAGATGCCCTGGCAAAGCTTGGTCTCTGTTTTGGTATTGGCATGATCACAGGGTCATCATTAGGAGGAACCTTGAGCATGCACCTTGG ggAAAAGTTTGCAGCATATGTGGCATCTGTAGGAAGTGTTATCAATCTATTGCTGGTGCTGAAATTCAttcctaaacacacaaaaaaacacaacacaaaaaagaaCAATGACA CTGGCTCTGTGTTTAATTTGGGGGAGATTGTCAGGCTGCTGAGGTTTCCAGGTGTTGCAAAGACTTTCACTGTGAAGATAATCTCAGGTCTGCCATCTG gtgttTTTCAGGTTATGTTCTCCATCATTGTCATGAACTTTTTCCAGCTGCAGGCAGAGCAAAATGGGTACCTCATGGCATACCTTGGTGTGGTGCAAATG GTTATTCAGGGTGCTGTTATTGGTCGTCTTACCACAAGATATTCAGATTACTCATTACTATTGTTTTCAGTAGGCCTGAACAGCTTGGTGGGGCTTGCACAG GCCCTGGCCACTAACATATTTCAGTTCTGCTTTGTTGTTATTCCAATGATGCTGTCAATCAGCATCTTCAATGTCATCACAGACAGCATGCTAACAAAGAGTGTCCCAGCATCTGACACag GGACCATGCTAGGTTTGTGTGCATCTGTGCTGCCTCTAGTGCGCACAATTGGGCCAACCATTGGAGGATTCCTTTATGAGACTTATGGTGTGGCATCTTTTGGATACATTCAGTTTAGTGTCAGTGCTATAACCTTTAGCCTGCTGTTCATGTCAAGCATGAAGAAGACAACAACACATTACAGATGA